In Nocardia sp. NBC_00403, one DNA window encodes the following:
- a CDS encoding proline dehydrogenase family protein, whose amino-acid sequence MSIDRAILFRLATNTRLERIVKTVPWGQDMAWRAASPYVAGTVADDAIRAAQELSARNVASSIDQFGELVDDPTVAQRVTDDYLRLAGQLTDSDDTWLAIDLSHLGLDIDPRGCADRITAIARALPEGRRIQVGAEDHARSDAVLTCVLNVAGRGLADRLGATVQANLRRTPDDVERLLNAGIHIRLVKGAYVEQSDRALPYGEPTDIAYLRLAHRLATTKAPFALATHDGVLREAVLASLGPVPVEQLLGVRPEVIDDLTARGIPVRVYIPFGHNWFRYWMRRLAESRGA is encoded by the coding sequence ATGTCGATTGATCGCGCGATCCTGTTTCGCCTTGCCACCAATACCCGCTTGGAGCGGATCGTCAAGACCGTGCCGTGGGGGCAGGACATGGCGTGGCGAGCAGCGTCGCCCTACGTCGCGGGCACCGTGGCCGACGACGCGATCCGGGCAGCCCAGGAACTCTCCGCACGCAACGTAGCCAGCAGTATCGACCAGTTCGGCGAACTGGTCGACGACCCAACCGTCGCACAACGTGTTACCGATGACTACCTACGATTGGCCGGTCAACTCACCGATTCGGATGACACCTGGCTGGCGATCGACCTGTCCCACCTCGGCCTCGATATCGACCCGCGCGGCTGTGCCGACCGCATCACAGCGATCGCGCGGGCACTACCGGAGGGTCGCCGCATCCAGGTCGGAGCCGAGGACCACGCGCGCTCGGACGCCGTGCTGACATGCGTGCTCAACGTCGCCGGCAGAGGGCTGGCCGACCGGCTCGGTGCCACCGTACAGGCCAACCTCCGTCGCACCCCCGACGATGTGGAACGCCTCCTGAATGCCGGTATCCACATCCGGCTGGTCAAAGGCGCCTACGTCGAGCAATCCGATCGTGCCCTCCCCTACGGCGAGCCCACCGACATCGCCTATCTGCGCTTGGCGCACCGGCTCGCTACGACGAAAGCGCCATTCGCCCTTGCCACCCACGATGGAGTCCTCCGCGAAGCAGTCCTCGCCTCGCTCGGCCCCGTACCCGTCGAACAGCTACTCGGCGTGCGACCAGAGGTGATAGACGACCTCACTGCCCGCGGAATCCCCGTTCGCGTGTACATACCCTTTGGCCACAACTGGTTCCGCTACTGGATGCGCCGCCTCGCCGAATCACGCGGCGCTTGA
- a CDS encoding esterase/lipase family protein, protein MTVVNVWGSLSPVARSAFPAPPEPHDEWPLTGGTAWVYYSPLNRRQLVRPVILADGFSLGASDLGELWAGLEENGRYRFVSELHAAGRDVIVLGYDDRTASIMDNADTAIECIRKAISERVGNARLAVGGFSMGGMVTRYALAKMQRDRNLPDPETAIYLSYDTPHRGAWLPISMQAFAHFLKDNWGANHPIFGQFSDLINSSAARQMARWHIGKIGDEVDQAAERITFLKQLEALGGWPKGMRKIGVANGVATGAGNGIDPARTATSGRGELMEATLRTQALGDQVVATLHKADESPLEVHVDGLPDIDGAAGGLFPENPMLPGNPGSFGMAAMLMGLLGSETDLQVNSSCFIPTVSAVAAGDISDRDTLYSPIISGDSELDAFACASNNEGHTTMTEELGAWLVNEITSHT, encoded by the coding sequence ATGACTGTTGTAAACGTTTGGGGTTCGCTCAGTCCCGTGGCACGATCGGCGTTTCCTGCGCCGCCCGAGCCGCACGACGAATGGCCGCTGACCGGCGGTACGGCATGGGTCTACTACAGCCCGCTGAACCGGCGCCAGCTCGTCCGGCCGGTTATCCTCGCCGATGGGTTCTCCTTGGGAGCGAGTGATCTCGGTGAGCTGTGGGCCGGGCTGGAGGAAAACGGCAGATACCGTTTCGTCTCCGAACTACACGCTGCGGGCCGGGATGTGATCGTGCTGGGTTATGACGATCGGACGGCCTCGATCATGGACAACGCAGATACCGCCATCGAATGCATCCGCAAGGCCATATCCGAGCGCGTGGGTAATGCGCGGCTGGCCGTGGGTGGTTTCAGTATGGGCGGCATGGTCACCCGCTACGCGCTGGCCAAGATGCAGCGCGATCGAAATCTGCCCGACCCCGAAACCGCCATCTATCTGTCCTACGACACGCCGCATCGCGGTGCGTGGCTGCCGATCTCGATGCAAGCATTCGCCCATTTCCTCAAGGACAATTGGGGCGCGAACCACCCGATCTTCGGCCAGTTCTCCGACCTGATCAACAGCTCGGCGGCCCGGCAGATGGCGCGCTGGCACATCGGCAAGATCGGCGACGAGGTCGACCAGGCTGCGGAACGCATCACCTTCCTCAAACAACTCGAGGCGCTCGGCGGATGGCCCAAGGGCATGCGCAAGATCGGCGTCGCCAACGGCGTCGCCACCGGCGCGGGAAACGGTATCGACCCCGCGCGGACCGCGACGAGCGGTCGGGGTGAGCTGATGGAGGCCACCCTGCGCACCCAAGCACTCGGCGACCAGGTCGTGGCAACCCTGCACAAAGCCGATGAATCCCCCCTCGAGGTCCACGTCGACGGGCTGCCGGACATCGACGGCGCAGCTGGCGGCCTGTTCCCCGAGAACCCGATGCTGCCGGGCAATCCGGGCAGTTTCGGCATGGCCGCGATGCTCATGGGACTGCTCGGATCCGAGACCGATCTCCAGGTCAACAGCTCCTGCTTCATCCCCACCGTCAGTGCTGTAGCCGCCGGTGACATCAGCGACCGTGACACCCTGTACAGCCCGATCATCTCCGGCGACAGCGAACTCGACGCCTTCGCCTGCGCGAGCAACAACGAGGGGCACACCACCATGACCGAGGAACTGGGCGCATGGCTGGTGAACGAAATCACCTCCCACACCTGA
- a CDS encoding FHA domain-containing protein — MADESSSTEFPEAPVLVVQTRERVYRLRAGGAYNVGRDPTADIVVTDPRASSLHAVLERGADGWEIEDAGSLNGTFFEGRRVERMVIDRDETFQLGHAVDGEQLVCSVEVLPGHETGGDVGGDTDFGGDTMVVPDPGYKLDDEATVQFDPGRPRRVSRSSAPAAHPSAVVRITSPTLRIGRAADNDVVVPDLMVSRHHAELHIVGDGRYRIVDLDSHNGIYINGSRVDAADLSESDLIGMGHTTFRLVGDELREFVDTGDVSVSVQNLTVRTPEGKVLLDGVGFPISQRSLVGVIGPSGAGKSTLLGAVTGLRPATEGTVRYDGRDLYTNYDELRHRIGLVPQEDILHNQLATRRALLYAAELRFPGDTRSEEREQRVDEVLDELGLTRHADTRIDKLSGGQRKRVSVAVELLTKPSLLFLDEPTSGLDPGLDKTVMEMLSELAHDGRTVIVVTHSVANLDSCDRLLVLVPGGRLAYYGPPEEGLQQFAQRTWAEVFQAFDREDERDWAGEFQASSRFENYVAVGLTDDVGPVEVRPPAPPPAQQSKLAQLSTLCRRYLAVIASDRSYLALLGVMPLLLGGLIAAVPSGEGFAGPPGSNTDAPTKLMVLAFAACFVGTGNSIREIVKEQTIYRRERAAGLSAGVYLMSKMLVLSVITTLQAVVLVLVGTIGVDMPPKGLFTSVELELILAMALLGIASLALGLLVSVSVDTSEKTLPLLIVLSMAQLVLTGGLVRLPGTLGLEQLAYISPSRWGFGAGAATLDLDTLTPHTGGPDPMWKHTLGTWLVDMGVVAGLAAVFLALAWYRLYQLRPRRRGARRAAL; from the coding sequence ATGGCGGATGAATCGTCCTCCACCGAATTCCCCGAGGCGCCAGTTCTTGTGGTGCAGACCAGGGAACGCGTCTATCGGCTACGCGCCGGGGGCGCATACAACGTCGGTCGCGATCCGACAGCCGACATTGTTGTGACCGATCCGCGCGCATCTTCGTTGCACGCCGTTTTGGAGCGTGGTGCGGACGGTTGGGAAATCGAGGACGCCGGTAGCCTCAACGGCACCTTTTTCGAGGGCCGTCGCGTCGAACGGATGGTGATCGACCGGGACGAGACGTTCCAGCTCGGGCACGCCGTGGACGGCGAGCAGTTGGTCTGCTCGGTGGAAGTACTACCCGGCCACGAGACCGGTGGCGATGTCGGGGGAGACACGGATTTCGGGGGAGACACGATGGTCGTCCCCGATCCCGGCTACAAGCTCGACGATGAAGCAACGGTCCAGTTCGACCCGGGCCGGCCCCGGCGAGTTTCGCGGTCGTCAGCTCCGGCGGCACACCCCAGCGCGGTCGTCCGGATAACATCGCCCACGCTTCGGATCGGACGCGCGGCCGACAACGACGTTGTTGTGCCCGATCTCATGGTCTCCCGCCATCACGCCGAGCTGCACATAGTCGGCGACGGCAGGTACCGGATCGTCGACCTCGACAGCCACAACGGCATCTACATCAACGGCTCCCGGGTGGACGCCGCGGACCTATCGGAATCCGACTTGATCGGCATGGGGCACACCACGTTCCGGCTGGTCGGCGACGAGCTGCGGGAGTTCGTCGACACCGGTGACGTGTCGGTCTCGGTGCAGAACCTCACCGTGCGGACACCTGAGGGCAAGGTGCTCCTCGACGGGGTGGGCTTCCCCATCTCGCAGCGCTCGCTCGTCGGGGTCATCGGGCCCAGCGGAGCGGGCAAGTCGACGTTGCTCGGCGCGGTCACCGGGTTGCGGCCGGCGACGGAGGGGACGGTCCGCTACGACGGACGCGACCTGTACACCAATTACGACGAGCTCAGGCACCGGATCGGGCTGGTCCCGCAGGAGGACATCCTGCACAACCAGCTTGCGACGCGGCGTGCGTTGCTCTACGCGGCCGAGCTGCGCTTCCCCGGTGACACGCGCAGCGAGGAGCGCGAGCAGCGGGTCGACGAGGTCCTCGACGAGCTCGGCTTGACGCGGCACGCCGATACCCGCATCGATAAGCTCTCGGGCGGGCAGCGCAAACGGGTGAGCGTCGCAGTGGAGTTGCTGACCAAACCGTCTCTGTTGTTTCTCGACGAACCGACCTCCGGCCTCGACCCGGGCCTGGACAAGACTGTCATGGAGATGCTGTCAGAACTGGCGCACGACGGGCGGACCGTCATCGTCGTTACGCACAGCGTGGCGAATCTTGATTCCTGCGACCGCCTGCTGGTCCTGGTGCCCGGCGGTCGGCTTGCCTATTACGGGCCGCCCGAGGAGGGGCTGCAGCAGTTCGCACAGCGCACCTGGGCTGAGGTGTTCCAGGCATTCGATCGCGAGGACGAGCGCGACTGGGCCGGTGAGTTCCAGGCGTCGTCACGCTTCGAGAACTACGTGGCGGTCGGACTGACCGACGATGTCGGCCCAGTGGAAGTGCGCCCACCGGCGCCGCCGCCCGCGCAGCAGTCCAAGCTTGCCCAGCTCAGTACCTTGTGCCGGCGGTATCTGGCGGTGATTGCCTCGGACCGAAGTTATCTGGCGCTCCTCGGCGTGATGCCCCTGCTTCTCGGTGGCTTGATCGCTGCAGTGCCGTCGGGCGAGGGGTTCGCCGGGCCGCCGGGATCCAACACCGATGCCCCGACCAAGCTCATGGTTTTGGCGTTCGCGGCATGCTTCGTCGGCACCGGCAACTCGATTCGCGAGATCGTCAAGGAACAGACGATCTACCGCAGAGAACGCGCGGCAGGCCTGTCAGCGGGGGTCTATCTGATGTCGAAAATGCTGGTCCTGAGCGTGATCACCACCCTTCAGGCGGTGGTGTTGGTTCTGGTCGGCACCATCGGTGTGGATATGCCGCCCAAGGGGCTTTTCACGTCAGTCGAGCTGGAGCTGATCCTGGCGATGGCGCTGCTCGGCATCGCATCGCTGGCATTGGGCTTGCTGGTGTCGGTGTCGGTGGACACCTCGGAGAAGACATTGCCGCTGCTGATTGTGCTGTCGATGGCGCAACTGGTGCTCACGGGCGGGCTGGTGCGGCTCCCCGGCACGCTCGGCCTAGAGCAACTGGCCTACATATCGCCGTCCCGTTGGGGGTTCGGCGCGGGAGCCGCCACCCTCGATCTCGACACCCTCACACCGCACACGGGCGGACCCGACCCGATGTGGAAACACACCCTCGGCACGTGGCTGGTCGACATGGGAGTCGTCGCCGGGCTAGCGGCTGTCTTCCTCGCGCTGGCCTGGTATCGCCTGTACCAGCTGCGTCCACGACGCCGCGGTGCCCGCCGCGCGGCGCTTTGA
- a CDS encoding endonuclease/exonuclease/phosphatase family protein has product MTRSDNDVGAAGAGRAVAAGAAMSVAAAAPAAREIRVLALNTWHSGSKISNGIQLITDLIISTQASIVLLSEATEATTAVAAELVRRGREFNAVPSHDTGILSVFPVEDSADRQWMVKARLNIGGKRLTVYSAHLEYRWYASNLPRGYGPGAAAPGEFAEHEWNKLPDGPVTDPAVIERINAASGRPEIISNFLADAKAEIADGSSVIMGGDLNEPSLLDWTPATANLFDHNGVVLAWETTRRLQQAGFIDAYRSMYPDPATHPGLTWPSDNVDVDVSELAWAPEADERDRVDYIFAHGAALCLSAVGMIGPRGSIVRGTRPQEPTQDNFLVSPAQWGSDHKGIFATYQLTD; this is encoded by the coding sequence ATGACGCGAAGCGATAATGACGTGGGGGCGGCAGGGGCGGGCAGAGCGGTCGCGGCCGGTGCGGCGATGTCCGTTGCCGCTGCCGCACCCGCGGCACGAGAGATCCGGGTGCTCGCATTGAACACGTGGCACAGCGGCAGCAAAATCTCCAATGGCATTCAGCTGATCACCGATCTCATCATCTCGACTCAGGCCTCGATCGTGCTGCTCTCGGAGGCAACCGAAGCGACCACGGCGGTTGCGGCCGAACTGGTGCGGCGGGGGCGCGAGTTCAACGCCGTCCCCTCGCACGACACGGGAATTCTGTCGGTGTTTCCGGTCGAGGACAGCGCCGATCGGCAATGGATGGTCAAGGCGCGGTTGAACATCGGCGGAAAGCGACTCACTGTCTACTCCGCGCATCTGGAGTACCGCTGGTATGCCTCCAACCTGCCCCGAGGGTACGGACCCGGGGCCGCGGCGCCGGGCGAGTTCGCCGAGCACGAGTGGAACAAGCTGCCGGACGGCCCAGTGACCGACCCTGCCGTGATCGAGCGCATCAACGCGGCCTCGGGCCGCCCCGAGATCATCAGCAACTTTCTCGCCGACGCGAAAGCCGAGATCGCCGACGGGTCTTCGGTCATCATGGGTGGTGACCTGAACGAGCCGTCCCTGCTGGATTGGACGCCGGCCACAGCGAACTTGTTCGACCACAACGGTGTGGTGTTGGCGTGGGAGACCACTCGACGCCTGCAACAAGCCGGTTTCATCGATGCCTACCGATCGATGTACCCGGACCCGGCCACCCATCCCGGACTCACCTGGCCCTCGGACAACGTCGATGTGGACGTCTCCGAGCTCGCCTGGGCTCCTGAGGCCGACGAACGCGACCGCGTCGACTACATCTTCGCTCATGGTGCCGCGCTGTGCCTGTCTGCCGTCGGCATGATCGGCCCGCGCGGGTCCATCGTGCGTGGTACCCGACCGCAAGAACCAACCCAGGACAATTTCCTCGTCTCGCCAGCGCAGTGGGGCAGCGACCACAAAGGCATCTTCGCGACATACCAACTCACCGACTGA
- a CDS encoding MmyB family transcriptional regulator: MGQRPQRHLRDIPTHRLTEDGCAPLPGADPPTDGADGACGYRSAGRASGDFGSSSSVARVVLSARYDVLAHNEPYEALRPGFSTGERNVARRVFLTPECWSEGVQAPRDSARRRIQ, translated from the coding sequence GTGGGGCAGCGACCACAAAGGCATCTTCGCGACATACCAACTCACCGACTGACAGAGGATGGGTGCGCGCCTCTGCCCGGGGCCGACCCACCGACTGACGGTGCCGACGGCGCATGCGGGTACCGCTCTGCCGGACGAGCTTCAGGTGATTTTGGATCATCTTCATCCGTTGCCAGGGTGGTGTTGAGTGCGAGGTATGACGTGTTGGCTCACAACGAGCCGTATGAAGCGTTGCGTCCTGGCTTCTCGACCGGCGAACGCAACGTCGCCCGCCGGGTCTTCCTTACCCCGGAATGTTGGTCGGAAGGTGTTCAAGCGCCGCGTGATTCGGCGAGGCGGCGCATCCAGTAG